Within the Gemmatimonadales bacterium genome, the region GATCGAGCGCTCCGGCGCCAAGCGGCAGCACACGCAGCTCTCCGCCGTGCCGCTCGACCTGGCGCCGGTGCTGCGCGAGCTGCTGTTCGAGCGGCTCAAGACGGTGGTGCTGACCAGTGCCACGCTGGCGGCCGGCGGCGAGTTCGAGTTCCTGGAAAAGCGGTTGGGCCTCGCCACCTCACCCAGCCCGGTCACGACGCGGGAAATCTTCTCGTCGCCATTTGACTATCCCTCCCAGTGCCTCTTCGGCATTCCCGACAATTTCCCCGATCCGCGCGAAGACGAGGCGGCGCACGACGCCGCGCTCGCCGAGGCGGTGACCGACCTGGCGCATGCCGCCGACGGCGGGCTCTTTGTGCTGTTCACCAGCCATGCGGCGCTGCGCCGGGCGGCGCAGCAGCTGCGCGGAATGCTCGACCCGCGCTGGCCACTGCTGGTGCAGGGGGAGAGCAGCCGCGACACACTCCTGCGCCGGTTCCGCGAGGCGGGGAACGCTATCCTTCTGGGGACCGATTCGTTCTGGGAAGGGGTGGATGTGCCTGGCCGGGCGCTGCGGGGACTGGTGCTCTGCAAGCTGCCCTTCAAGGTGCCGTCGGAACCGATCACGGCGGCGCGGCTGGAGCGGCTGGCGGAGGCGGGAGAAGACGGCTTCATGGGCTACCTCCTGCCGCATGCGGCGCTCAAGCTGAAGCAGGGGTTCGGGAGGCTGATCCGGTCGACTTCCGATGTCGGTGTGGTGGTGTTGCTGGATCGCCGGGTGGTCACCAAGCGGTATGGGCCGCTGGTGCTCGCGGGATTGCCCAAGGCCGAGAAGGTCATCGGCTCCTGGGCGCAGGTGCGCACAAAGTGCGAAGACTTCTTTGCCCGTCACGGGATGGGGGTACTGGAATGAATATGTCGCGGCCGTCGAAGATCGTCTGCGTGGGGCGGAACTACGCCGAGCACGCGAAGGAACTGGGCAACGCGGTGCCCGAGCGCCCGCTGCTCTTCTTCAAGCCGCCGAGCGCGGTGATCGGGGCCGGGGAGGCGATCGTGCTGCCGCCGGAGTCGTCGCAGGTCGAGCACGAGGCGGAAATCGGCGTGGTCATCGGCCACCGGATGCGGAACGTCACCGCGGTGGAGGCGGAACTCGGGATCGCCGGCTTCACCTGTGTCAACGACGTGACTGCCCGCGACCTCCAGAAGACCGACGGCCAGTGGGCCCGGGCGAAGGGCTTCGATACCTTCTGCCCGGTCGGGCCGGCGGTGGTCGAGGGGCTGGACTGGCGCGGGCTGGAGGTCATCGGACGCGTCAACGGTGTGGAGCGGCAGCGGGGGAGCACCAAGCAGATGATCTTCGACATCCCCCATGTCCTGAAGTACATCAGCGGCATCATGACCCTGGAGCCGGGCGATCTCGTGGCCACCGGCACGCCGGCCGGCGTCGGCCTGCTCAAGCCAGGCGACGTGGTCGAGGTCGAAATCCCCGGAGTCGGCATCCTCTCCAATCCTGTACGGAGCAGCATCCAGTCATGATCACCCCCAGTGCCCGCCTTCTCGCCTTGCCGGGGTATCCACTGGCCGAGTTGCCGGCCATCAAGCGGCGGCTCCTGGCCGCCGGCCGGGACATCATCGACGTCGCCGCCGGGGACAACGATGCGCCTCCGCCGGAGGTGGCGGTGGACGCCCTCAAGCGTGCCATCGACAAGCCGGCCAACAGCAAGTAC harbors:
- a CDS encoding fumarylacetoacetate hydrolase family protein; this translates as MSRPSKIVCVGRNYAEHAKELGNAVPERPLLFFKPPSAVIGAGEAIVLPPESSQVEHEAEIGVVIGHRMRNVTAVEAELGIAGFTCVNDVTARDLQKTDGQWARAKGFDTFCPVGPAVVEGLDWRGLEVIGRVNGVERQRGSTKQMIFDIPHVLKYISGIMTLEPGDLVATGTPAGVGLLKPGDVVEVEIPGVGILSNPVRSSIQS